The following is a genomic window from Caproiciproducens sp. CPB-2.
TCTGGAACCTCTGAACCCTAATTCACCCGAACTTGCCCACGAAACCGCGTTGCCCTGCGTATCCGTAATGGTAACAATCGTGTTGTTGAAGGTGGACTGGATATGAGCGGCTCCGCGATCTATATTTTTACGCTCACGGCGTCTGCGGACTGCGGTGCCTTTTTTAGCTGCGCCTTTCTGTGCTGCCATCTTTTGAATCCCTCCCTATTACTTCTTCTTGTTGGCCATGGTCTTTCTGGGACCTTTGCGTGTACGCGCATTGGTTTTGGAACGCTGGCCTCTTACCGGCAGGCCCTTGCGGTGACGGACACCACGGTAGCAGCCGATTTCAATCAGTCTCTTAATGTCAAATGCTACGTCGCGGCGAAGATCGCCTTCAACGCGGCAGTGATGGTCGATATACTCTCTGAGCTTTGCCGCATCATCTTCTGTTAAATCCCTTACACGGATGTCCGGGTCGACGCCTGTTTCTGCACAAATATCCGTTGCAGTCTTGCGGCCGATACCGAAAATATAGGTAAGAGCAATTTCGATGCGCTTATCTCTGGGCAGATCAATACCTGCTATACGCGCCATACTGGTTGCACCTCCACTGTTAATAGGTTTGCGCCAAATTAGCCCTGGCGCTGCTTATGCTTCGGGTTTTCACAGATTACCATGACTTTACCCTTGCGTTTAATAATTTTGCATTTTTCACAAATTTTCTTGACAGAAGGTCTTACTTTCATTTGTGCGCCCTCCCTTAGCGAGTGTTTGTTTTACTTTGAACGCCACGTAATACGTCCGCGCGTCAGATCGTAAGGCGACAGTTCGATTGTGACCTTATCCCCCGGCAGGATGCGGATGAAATTCATCCTGAGCTTGCCGGAAATGTGCGCGAGTATTGTATGGTGGTTTGGAAGCTCTACCATAAACATTGCGTTAGGCAGCGCTTCGGTAACGATTCCTTCAGTTTCAATTACGTCCTGTTTCGACATTACTTACCCTCCTCTTGTGGAAAACGGCCCCCGGCGTTGAACTCCCTGAGGGCACCTCGTATTTCACGGTTGGTCTGCATTGAACCTTCGGCCAATACGGTTCTGGTCGGACAAAGGTGTTTCAGCTTTTTCCTTTTCGGGTGGTCAAGGCTGCGGCGCCTTCCGTCGCAGATCAGTGCGAACCCGGCGTCTGCCTCAAGCACCGTGAAAAAGCCGTCCTTGTCGCGTCCCGCGGCCGACCGGACAACCAGTCCTCTGACAAAGTCCATTGGTTACCCCCTTAATCCGGCTGTGTTAAAATGACCGGGCCGTCCGGAGTAATGGCAATGGAATGTTCGAAATGCGCGGAAAGCTTGCCGTCCGCGGTTACGGTCGTCCAACCGTCCGCAAGGGTTTTGACTTCCTTTACACCCTGGTTAATCATCGGTTCAATTGCAATGGTCATGCCTGGCAACAGTCGCACGCCCCTGCCGGGTGTGCCGTAATTGGGAACACTTGGGTCTTCGTGCATCTTCGCACCTACTCCGTGGCCGACAAAATCCCGTACCACCGAGTAACCGCGAGCTTCGGCATACCGCTGGACCGCGCTGCCGACATCGCCGATCCGATGACCGGCTGTTGCGGCTTTAATGCCTTCAAACAGGCTTTCGCGTGTTGCATCCATAAGGGCCTGCGCTTCATGGCTTACGTCGCCGCATGGGAAAGTCCACGCGTTGTCTCCGACAAAGCCCTCGAAAGTCGCGCCTATGTCAATGCTGACAATGTCACCCTGCCTGATAATCGTGCCCTTATGTGGTATGCCATGGATAACCACGTCATTTACGGAAATACATGCGCTTGCCGGGAAGCCGCCATACCCGAGGAACGTGGGCTTTGCGCCCTGTTCCTCAATGTATCGGCGGACGGCACGGTCGATTTCCCAGGTGGAAACACCGGGTTCGACCATTTCGCCGGCCAGCTTTAATGCTCTTGAAGATACCCTGCCCGCATTCCTCATAAAGCTGAGTTCGCGGCTGGTTTTAAGCACTATCATGATTACGCCTCTAATGCGGCAAGAATCAGTTTTGTGGTGTGCTCGACATCCTCTTGCCCTTCTACTGTGCAAAGCTTGCCCTGTTTCAGATAGTAATCTTTAAGGGGCTCGGTTTGCTCGTGATATACATTTAAGCGCTCTTTGACCGTATCCGGGTGGTCGTCCTTGCGCTGAATTAGGGTGCCGCCGCATTTGCTGCAGACGCCCTCCACCTCCGGCTTTTTGTAAAGCAGGTGGTAGCTGGCCCCGCAGTTTTCGCAGACACGGCGTCCGGACATACGCTGCACGATCGTCTCGTCGGAAACCTCAAGATTGAGGACCCTGTCGATACGAACGCCCATTTTGTCCAGAGCCTCGGCCTGGGGAATCGTGCGCGGGAACCCGTCCAGAACGAATCCGTTTTTGCAGTCGTCATTGGCCAGACGCTCTTTGATAATGCCGATGACAACCTCGTCGGGAACAAGCTTGCCCGCGTCCACAAAGGACTTGGCGCGAACTCCCATCTCAGTGCCGCTCTTCAGCGCTTCACGGATAATATTACCCGTGGATATTGCAGGAATGTTATAACGCGAGCAGATGACTTCTGCCTGCGTGCCTTTACCGGCGCCGGGGGCGCCGAGAAGGATCAGATTCATATTCTCTCACTCCTTATCAATCAAGGAAGCCTTTGTAATGGCGCATCATCATCTGCGACTCCATCTGCTTCACGGTTTCCAGCGCGACACCAACCAAAATCAGGATGGAGGTTCCGCCGATCGACATGTTGTGCATGCCGGTAGCGGCGCCGAAGCCGATGGGCAGCAGAGCGATAACCGCAAGGAACAGCGCCCCGATTAAAGTGATCTTAGAAAGAATCTTCGCGATAAAGTCAGAAGTGGGTTTGCCCGGACGAATGCCGGGAATCGTGCCATTGTTCTGACGAAGATTATTGGCCATCTCTATCGGATTATACTGAATTGTCACGTAGAAATAGGCAAACATGATAATCAGCAGGAAATACATCAGCGAATAGATCCATCCGGTAGAGGAGAAAGCTTCGAAAAAGCCCTTCCAGAATCCGGTTGTCACCTTGTTGCCAAGGAACAGCTGGATCGTACTTGGAATCGAGAGAATGGAACTTGCGAAAATAATCGGCATAACGCCGGACATGGCAACCTTAATCGGAATATGGCTGCTCTGGCCGCCGTACATCTTCCTTCCGACCATACGCTTGGCGTACTGTACGGGAATGCGGCGCTCCGAGTCATTCATAAACACAATGACCCAGATGACCACAAGGAAGATCAGCACAAACAGCGGAACGAAGAAATAGTACTTGCCGTAGGTGGACGCGTCCTCATTGGCGGCCTGCAGATACTGTCCCAGCAAGCTGATTGTGTGCGGCATTCTCGCCACAATACCGGAAAACAGCAAAATGGAAATACCGTTTCCAATGCCCTTCTGGTTGATCTGTTCGCCCAGCCACATCATCAGCGCGGTACCTGCGGTAAACGCCAGGATGATGACAAAAGCGGCGAACACCTGCTCCCAGCCCTTGGTGTATTTCGCGATCGGAACACCCTGATAGGAGCTGTTGCGCAGATAGAAGAAATAAGCGGTGCCCTGAATCAAGCCAAGACCGACGGTGACGTAGCGGGTCATGGTGCCGATCTTCTTGCGGCCCTCTTCGCCTTCTTTTGCCAGTCTTTCCAGCGCCGGAATAGCAACTGTCAGAAGCTGCATAATAATGGAGCTGTTGATGTAGGGCGTAACGCTCATTGCAAACAGAGTACCGTTTGCAAAAGCGCCGCCGGAGAGCATATCAAGGTAGCTCAGTGCCGAACCGGTCTTGTCGACCGTGGTCATCAGCCCCTTCAATGCGGTGACATTGAGGAACGGGACAGGAATGACCGCACCGAAGCGGAAAACCATAATGATAAGCAGTGTAAACAGGATCTTTTTGCGGAGATCCGGGATGGACCAGGCATTCTTTATTGTTTGAAACAACTTAGATCACCTCTGCCTTCCCACCCGCGGTTTCTATCTTTTGCTTCGCAGCCTCGGAATAAGCAGTAACCTTTACTGTTAATTTTTTTGTCAGATTGCCGTTGGCAAGGATCTTCACCCCGTCACAGCAGGTCTTTACAATGCCCGCGTCGATCAGCGCCTGGGTGTCCACCACAGAGCCGTCTTCGAACTTGTCGAGTGTGCCTACGTTGACAGAAACGATGGTTTTAGCAAAAACATTGTTAAAACCTCTTTTCGGAATACGTCTCTGTAAAGGCATCTGACCGCCTTCAAATCCGGGACGCATGCCTCTGCCCGCTCTGGCCTTTTGACCCTTGTGGCCCTTGCCGGCAGTTTTTCCCTGACCTGAACCGTGTCCTCTGCCGATACGCTTCGGCTCTTTGGTGGAACCGGGTACAGCAGTTAGTTCATGCAACTTCATTTACTCGCACCTCCTTGCTTACGCTTTACTTACCTCGATGAGGTGGATTATCTTGGCCACCTTGCCTTTGGTCTGTTCATTTTCAGGCTGAACGGAAGTGTCGCCGATCTTAAAGAGACCAAGAGCCCGGGCGGTTGCAATCTGGTCCTTTTTGCTGCCGATAAGACTTTTTATCAGCTTTACTTTCAGCTGTGCCATCTTGCTACCCCCTTATTAAAGAATATCTTTTACCGACTTGCCGCGTGTTGCAGCGACTTCACCGGCAGTACGCAGCTTGGACATGCCGTCCAAGGTTGCTCTTACTACATTACACGGATTGTTGGAACGCAGGGCCTTTGTTCTGATGTCCCTGATTCCG
Proteins encoded in this region:
- the rpsM gene encoding 30S ribosomal protein S13 → MARIAGIDLPRDKRIEIALTYIFGIGRKTATDICAETGVDPDIRVRDLTEDDAAKLREYIDHHCRVEGDLRRDVAFDIKRLIEIGCYRGVRHRKGLPVRGQRSKTNARTRKGPRKTMANKKK
- the rpmJ gene encoding 50S ribosomal protein L36, which translates into the protein MKVRPSVKKICEKCKIIKRKGKVMVICENPKHKQRQG
- the infA gene encoding translation initiation factor IF-1, whose amino-acid sequence is MSKQDVIETEGIVTEALPNAMFMVELPNHHTILAHISGKLRMNFIRILPGDKVTIELSPYDLTRGRITWRSK
- a CDS encoding KOW domain-containing RNA-binding protein yields the protein MDFVRGLVVRSAAGRDKDGFFTVLEADAGFALICDGRRRSLDHPKRKKLKHLCPTRTVLAEGSMQTNREIRGALREFNAGGRFPQEEGK
- the map gene encoding type I methionyl aminopeptidase; the encoded protein is MIVLKTSRELSFMRNAGRVSSRALKLAGEMVEPGVSTWEIDRAVRRYIEEQGAKPTFLGYGGFPASACISVNDVVIHGIPHKGTIIRQGDIVSIDIGATFEGFVGDNAWTFPCGDVSHEAQALMDATRESLFEGIKAATAGHRIGDVGSAVQRYAEARGYSVVRDFVGHGVGAKMHEDPSVPNYGTPGRGVRLLPGMTIAIEPMINQGVKEVKTLADGWTTVTADGKLSAHFEHSIAITPDGPVILTQPD
- a CDS encoding adenylate kinase, giving the protein MNLILLGAPGAGKGTQAEVICSRYNIPAISTGNIIREALKSGTEMGVRAKSFVDAGKLVPDEVVIGIIKERLANDDCKNGFVLDGFPRTIPQAEALDKMGVRIDRVLNLEVSDETIVQRMSGRRVCENCGASYHLLYKKPEVEGVCSKCGGTLIQRKDDHPDTVKERLNVYHEQTEPLKDYYLKQGKLCTVEGQEDVEHTTKLILAALEA
- the secY gene encoding preprotein translocase subunit SecY; protein product: MFQTIKNAWSIPDLRKKILFTLLIIMVFRFGAVIPVPFLNVTALKGLMTTVDKTGSALSYLDMLSGGAFANGTLFAMSVTPYINSSIIMQLLTVAIPALERLAKEGEEGRKKIGTMTRYVTVGLGLIQGTAYFFYLRNSSYQGVPIAKYTKGWEQVFAAFVIILAFTAGTALMMWLGEQINQKGIGNGISILLFSGIVARMPHTISLLGQYLQAANEDASTYGKYYFFVPLFVLIFLVVIWVIVFMNDSERRIPVQYAKRMVGRKMYGGQSSHIPIKVAMSGVMPIIFASSILSIPSTIQLFLGNKVTTGFWKGFFEAFSSTGWIYSLMYFLLIIMFAYFYVTIQYNPIEMANNLRQNNGTIPGIRPGKPTSDFIAKILSKITLIGALFLAVIALLPIGFGAATGMHNMSIGGTSILILVGVALETVKQMESQMMMRHYKGFLD
- the rplO gene encoding 50S ribosomal protein L15 → MKLHELTAVPGSTKEPKRIGRGHGSGQGKTAGKGHKGQKARAGRGMRPGFEGGQMPLQRRIPKRGFNNVFAKTIVSVNVGTLDKFEDGSVVDTQALIDAGIVKTCCDGVKILANGNLTKKLTVKVTAYSEAAKQKIETAGGKAEVI
- the rpmD gene encoding 50S ribosomal protein L30, producing the protein MAQLKVKLIKSLIGSKKDQIATARALGLFKIGDTSVQPENEQTKGKVAKIIHLIEVSKA